In Methanosarcina siciliae T4/M, one genomic interval encodes:
- a CDS encoding Na+/H+ antiporter NhaC family protein, whose product MDAQTTYGALALLPPLVAIVLSIWKRQVIVALVLGIWIGATIINGYNPLIGLLETFSTYIVGSAIADVWNAGLLVFCLAIGGMIGVISKMGGTKAIATSLVKKAKDNRSTQLAAAFMGIAIFFDDYANSMIVGNAMRPITDAQRISREKLAYIVDTTAAAVSSMAPVSTWIAMEIGLIGGALSSINIEANPIIVFFQSLPFRFYSIFAILLMFTLITQRRDFSKMLEAEIRSHKTGQVYAEGSTPLFVEDQNLLPPDGLEASVWDAAIPILSFVIVATAGLWYNGYEPGMSIRDAFGNADASVALTWAAFLSSIVALSIGLTKKRFSLDEGVKAWVDGLRSMIIAVIILALAFALKSVISEMQLAEWLVAITEGSLSSAVLPTLTFVIALFIAFATGTSWGTNSIVMPIVVPIAASISGATDAVTPLMVTTIGAVLTGAVLGDHCSPISDTTILSSMASGSDHIDHVNTQLPYVLIAGTLAIVFGFIPAGLGISPWISLFAGLIVITLLVRFAGKRIDDNGNVIS is encoded by the coding sequence ATGGACGCACAAACAACTTATGGGGCTCTTGCCCTGCTGCCTCCACTTGTTGCTATCGTACTTTCTATCTGGAAGCGTCAGGTCATTGTTGCCCTGGTGTTAGGGATCTGGATCGGTGCAACCATCATTAACGGGTATAACCCTCTCATAGGGTTGCTGGAGACTTTTTCCACTTACATTGTGGGAAGTGCCATTGCCGACGTCTGGAATGCCGGGCTTCTTGTTTTCTGTCTTGCCATAGGCGGGATGATAGGGGTCATATCCAAGATGGGAGGCACAAAAGCTATTGCCACCTCCCTGGTAAAAAAGGCAAAGGACAACAGGTCCACGCAGCTTGCAGCCGCATTTATGGGAATTGCAATCTTCTTTGATGACTACGCCAATTCCATGATAGTGGGCAACGCTATGAGACCCATCACGGATGCCCAGAGGATCTCGAGAGAGAAGCTTGCGTATATCGTGGACACAACTGCTGCTGCGGTTTCTTCAATGGCCCCGGTTTCGACCTGGATTGCAATGGAAATAGGTCTGATTGGAGGTGCTCTCAGTTCCATCAATATAGAGGCAAACCCGATAATCGTCTTTTTCCAGTCTCTGCCTTTCCGCTTCTACTCAATTTTCGCCATTCTTCTTATGTTCACCCTTATTACCCAGAGAAGGGACTTTAGCAAAATGCTGGAAGCCGAAATCCGTTCACATAAGACCGGACAGGTCTATGCCGAAGGCTCTACCCCGCTCTTTGTGGAAGACCAGAATCTGCTTCCTCCCGACGGGCTGGAGGCTTCGGTCTGGGATGCAGCAATTCCGATTCTTAGCTTCGTAATCGTTGCAACTGCAGGGCTCTGGTACAACGGATACGAACCCGGGATGAGCATCAGGGACGCTTTTGGGAATGCGGATGCTTCAGTTGCCCTTACCTGGGCTGCTTTTCTCAGTTCCATCGTCGCACTCTCGATAGGTCTGACAAAGAAACGGTTTTCACTGGATGAAGGGGTCAAGGCCTGGGTTGACGGGCTCAGATCCATGATAATTGCAGTGATCATCCTGGCCCTGGCCTTTGCCCTCAAATCCGTGATTTCCGAGATGCAGCTGGCAGAATGGCTGGTTGCAATTACAGAAGGCTCTCTCTCAAGCGCTGTTCTTCCCACCCTGACCTTCGTCATCGCCTTATTCATCGCCTTTGCAACAGGAACTTCCTGGGGGACGAACTCCATAGTCATGCCTATCGTAGTCCCGATCGCAGCTTCGATTTCCGGGGCAACGGATGCAGTAACCCCCCTCATGGTCACAACCATCGGAGCTGTCCTGACAGGTGCGGTGCTTGGAGATCACTGCTCTCCGATTTCGGACACCACCATCCTGTCCTCAATGGCATCCGGCTCTGACCACATTGACCACGTGAATACCCAGCTCCCCTACGTGTTAATAGCCGGGACGCTTGCGATTGTCTTCGGCTTCATTCCTGCAGGGCTCGGGATTTCTCCCTGGATCTCTCTGTTTGCAGGTCTTATTGTCATCACATTACTGGTGAGGTTTGCAGGCAAACGCATCGATGACAATGGGAATGTCATCTCCTGA
- a CDS encoding inorganic diphosphatase, with the protein MKIVIETPKYSFSKYRKTENGYERAFFSLLPTIFNYGFIEGTTSPDGMEEDVVVLGPRLPRGSTLERESFDGVVKFLDDSIRDDKKLVYISGFCSPVLLAFYFRLYALFKVFLYAFRDGKITKCRFEGITFENLN; encoded by the coding sequence ATGAAAATTGTTATAGAAACTCCCAAATACAGTTTTTCGAAATACCGGAAAACAGAAAATGGCTATGAAAGAGCCTTTTTTTCTCTCCTTCCTACAATCTTTAATTATGGTTTCATAGAGGGTACGACAAGTCCGGACGGCATGGAAGAAGATGTGGTAGTACTCGGCCCCCGCCTGCCCAGAGGAAGTACACTTGAAAGAGAGAGCTTCGACGGAGTGGTAAAGTTCCTTGATGATTCTATCAGGGATGATAAAAAACTGGTGTATATCAGTGGCTTTTGCTCACCAGTCCTGCTAGCTTTTTATTTCAGGCTTTATGCCCTTTTCAAAGTCTTTCTCTACGCTTTTCGGGATGGAAAGATCACAAAATGCCGTTTTGAAGGAATTACATTCGAGAATCTAAACTGA
- a CDS encoding class I SAM-dependent methyltransferase translates to MSFRDRVTLRDAMRGIVDPSLLPLVPKRFDYVGDIAVISIPEGLEVYRDSIVSKILSMRGNTRAVLNKVSKLEGEHRVARFELLSGKSTETFHRENGYTYRMDVRKVFFNPRLYWERARVASKVIPGESVLIPFAGVGPFVLPSAGKGAAVCAIEINPEAFASLKENVRLNRLEGQVTVIQDDAESILSHPGFLKSEGFQLPENGFDRAIVPTPYDMDRFLGEVSGHVRKGGKIHFYTFKTDSQIPGLVEEYEKMGLKVEYYRRCGNIAPGVSRWVFDLIRNDSPNSKKTK, encoded by the coding sequence ATGAGTTTTCGAGACAGGGTGACCCTCCGAGATGCTATGAGAGGAATAGTTGACCCCTCCCTGCTCCCCTTAGTCCCAAAACGCTTTGATTATGTAGGAGACATTGCAGTAATTTCCATTCCGGAGGGACTTGAAGTTTACAGGGACTCTATTGTTTCAAAGATCCTTTCGATGAGAGGCAATACCCGGGCTGTCCTGAATAAAGTCAGCAAGCTTGAAGGCGAACACAGAGTAGCCCGATTTGAACTTCTCTCCGGCAAATCCACAGAAACCTTTCACAGGGAAAACGGCTACACATACCGAATGGATGTGAGAAAGGTTTTTTTCAATCCCAGGCTCTACTGGGAAAGGGCACGTGTAGCCTCAAAAGTTATCCCCGGCGAGTCCGTTCTGATCCCTTTTGCAGGCGTGGGCCCTTTTGTGCTCCCTTCCGCAGGAAAAGGGGCAGCTGTCTGTGCAATCGAAATAAATCCTGAAGCCTTTGCTTCCCTGAAAGAAAATGTCCGGCTTAACAGGCTTGAAGGGCAGGTGACTGTTATCCAGGATGATGCCGAATCTATTCTTAGCCACCCGGGTTTTTTAAAAAGCGAAGGATTCCAGCTTCCGGAAAATGGCTTTGACAGGGCAATTGTGCCTACTCCTTACGATATGGATCGTTTCCTCGGGGAGGTTTCAGGACATGTCCGAAAAGGAGGAAAGATCCATTTTTACACTTTCAAAACGGATTCACAGATCCCGGGCTTGGTTGAAGAGTACGAAAAAATGGGTTTAAAGGTTGAATATTACAGGCGTTGCGGAAACATTGCTCCGGGTGTCAGCAGGTGGGTTTTTGATTTGATACGAAATGATTCCCCAAATTCAAAAAAGACAAAATAA